The Prevotella sp. oral taxon 299 str. F0039 genome has a segment encoding these proteins:
- a CDS encoding RsiV family protein: MQKYIQKKDTLWCSVQMNIKYLTGKGASKLNQLILSDNIFPPYYNNDSLQNLPLKKRVNSFIQCFFNEFITNVSSINNELHTSKNRYLYHYILKTAINSYKDNIISYLYHHTLAINELSEDDKWIECKNINIATKKILTLEDIFVRGYEYTLNSLIKRQLLKQFKTKDIKTLLEQNILLTDDINAPKNFIIKENEVVFIYNNGEITNTNIGEIEIKIKNKDLKEILKDRE, from the coding sequence ATGCAAAAATATATACAGAAGAAGGATACTTTATGGTGTTCTGTTCAAATGAACATAAAATATTTAACAGGAAAAGGAGCATCAAAACTAAATCAACTCATTCTTTCCGATAACATCTTTCCACCATATTACAATAATGACTCACTACAAAATCTTCCTTTGAAGAAACGAGTTAATTCTTTCATTCAATGCTTTTTTAATGAGTTTATAACCAATGTTTCATCTATAAATAACGAGTTGCACACATCAAAAAATAGATATTTATACCATTATATTCTTAAAACAGCAATCAATTCATATAAGGATAATATCATAAGTTATTTATATCATCACACACTAGCTATAAATGAACTAAGTGAAGACGATAAATGGATAGAGTGCAAGAATATCAATATCGCAACAAAAAAGATACTTACATTAGAAGATATATTTGTTAGAGGATATGAATACACACTTAATTCACTTATAAAAAGACAACTTTTAAAACAATTCAAAACTAAAGATATAAAAACATTATTGGAACAAAATATATTATTAACAGACGATATAAATGCTCCAAAGAATTTCATTATTAAGGAAAATGAAGTAGTTTTTATTTATAATAATGGAGAAATTACAAATACAAACATTGGAGAAATTGAGATTAAAATAAAGAATAAAGACTTAAAAGAAATACTTAAAGATAGAGAATGA
- the rsmG gene encoding 16S rRNA (guanine(527)-N(7))-methyltransferase RsmG, whose protein sequence is MNEILEYFPHLTDKQIEQFKALQALYEDWNQKINVISRKDISNLYSHHVLHSLAIAKAINFKDGTTIMDFGTGGGFPGIPLAIMFPNCKFKLIDGTGKKIMVANEVIKAIGITNVVAEHIRGEEEKGKYNFIVSRAVMPLPDLINIVKKNISKKQNNALPNGVIVLKGGNTEGEIHEHKKLAEITPLSNWFKDDWFKEKSLIYIPL, encoded by the coding sequence ATGAACGAGATTTTAGAATATTTTCCACACCTAACAGACAAGCAAATAGAGCAGTTTAAGGCTCTACAAGCGTTGTATGAAGATTGGAACCAAAAGATAAATGTAATATCAAGAAAAGACATTTCCAATCTATATTCACACCATGTACTCCACTCTTTAGCCATTGCAAAGGCTATTAATTTTAAAGATGGAACTACAATTATGGACTTTGGGACGGGCGGAGGCTTTCCTGGTATCCCTTTAGCAATTATGTTTCCAAACTGTAAATTTAAGCTTATAGATGGAACAGGCAAAAAGATTATGGTCGCAAATGAAGTTATTAAAGCCATTGGTATTACCAATGTGGTTGCTGAACACATCCGTGGTGAAGAAGAAAAAGGAAAATATAACTTTATAGTTAGTCGTGCTGTTATGCCTCTACCCGACTTAATAAATATTGTAAAAAAGAATATTTCAAAAAAACAAAACAACGCTTTACCCAATGGAGTGATTGTTTTAAAGGGAGGAAATACCGAAGGTGAGATTCATGAACACAAGAAACTTGCCGAAATAACACCTCTATCTAATTGGTTTAAAGACGATTGGTTTAAAGAAAAATCATTAATATATATACCTCTATGA
- a CDS encoding MBL fold metallo-hydrolase, whose product MINVQVFTCNMLQENCFVVSDETKECIIIDCGVFYQEERDMIIDYIKKNQLIPKHLLATHGHLDHNFGNSCMQKEFGLTPKVHHKDKFLMESIKQQAQLLLGLDLTEEQPKDIDYLTKDNIIEFGKQRFTIIETPGHTPGSVFFYNEKEHIAFSGDTIFKRSIGRTDLEGGSMFQMIQTLRFVSQLPDKTILYPGHGESTTIGDELSSNPYIDR is encoded by the coding sequence ATGATAAATGTTCAAGTGTTTACTTGTAATATGTTACAAGAGAATTGTTTCGTTGTTAGCGATGAAACAAAAGAATGTATAATTATAGATTGTGGCGTTTTTTATCAAGAAGAGCGAGATATGATTATTGATTATATCAAAAAGAATCAATTAATACCCAAACATTTGCTTGCTACTCATGGTCATCTTGACCACAACTTTGGAAATAGTTGCATGCAAAAAGAATTTGGGCTCACTCCCAAAGTACACCATAAAGACAAGTTCTTAATGGAAAGTATAAAGCAACAAGCACAACTATTACTGGGTTTAGATTTAACAGAAGAGCAACCAAAAGATATTGATTATCTAACAAAAGATAATATCATTGAATTTGGTAAACAGCGTTTTACAATAATAGAAACACCAGGTCATACTCCAGGAAGTGTATTCTTCTATAATGAAAAAGAGCATATCGCTTTCTCAGGAGATACTATTTTTAAGCGCTCTATCGGTAGAACAGACCTAGAAGGAGGATCGATGTTTCAAATGATACAAACACTTAGATTTGTATCTCAACTTCCTGATAAAACAATTCTATATCCCGGGCATGGTGAAAGCACAACTATTGGAGACGAATTAAGTAGCAATCCATACATAGATCGATAG
- the ruvC gene encoding crossover junction endodeoxyribonuclease RuvC gives MVLQRIDNERIILGIDPGTNIMGYGVIKVVSNKAEMIAMGIIDMRKMTDPYLRLGNIFQRVKGIIEEYLPDEMAIEAPFFGKNIQSMLKLGRAQGVAIAAAINHDIPIFEYAPLKIKMAITGQGQASKEQVADMLLRLLKLDKGNLPKFMDATDALGVAYCHYLQTGRPINDVSYKGWKDFINKNKERINSK, from the coding sequence ATGGTTTTACAACGTATTGATAATGAAAGAATTATCTTAGGTATTGACCCTGGAACAAATATAATGGGCTATGGCGTCATAAAAGTAGTATCTAATAAAGCAGAAATGATTGCAATGGGTATTATAGATATGCGCAAAATGACAGACCCTTATTTGAGATTAGGTAATATCTTTCAACGAGTTAAAGGAATAATAGAGGAATATCTTCCCGACGAAATGGCTATCGAAGCTCCCTTCTTTGGTAAGAATATTCAATCTATGTTGAAACTTGGAAGAGCTCAAGGGGTTGCAATTGCTGCTGCAATTAATCACGATATTCCAATATTTGAATATGCTCCTCTTAAGATAAAAATGGCGATTACAGGACAAGGACAAGCAAGTAAAGAGCAAGTTGCAGATATGTTGCTTCGCCTATTAAAGCTAGATAAAGGCAATTTACCTAAGTTTATGGACGCAACAGATGCACTGGGAGTTGCTTATTGCCATTATCTACAAACAGGACGTCCTATTAATGACGTATCATATAAAGGTTGGAAAGATTTTATAAATAAAAATAAGGAAAGAATAAATAGTAAATAA
- a CDS encoding DUF6057 family protein yields the protein MAYLLKINRRQFARYFCTLIFVVFIFLYLYYYQSDTLIYVQHVLSNGKTHYNSLVGGIIITAISYIIILLQQTFSKVIRRFRFIAFYLPSLLIAFLCDVDEHVSFNFYLLIFGLLLYGLVLYWLKGIVKQSNNHYTSNFADTLLFQLMYLIVLFFSISIIGNNDEEFHYRLRTERYILDKKYDLAIKIGEKSAIANSSLTMLRSFALNKKHLLGDKLFTYNIIGRSSVLLPMDSNSCLLLPQTFVEDDMKVRAKHKMSALKYFQRLDELRVKNKQYVDYLLCAYLLDKRLDDFVRTISKYYTIDNKLPKHYREALLLYSHTHAMPAIEYHDNVMEADYQDYAKLEKQYSNGITRKNKLKEVFGNTYWYYYQYAIS from the coding sequence ATGGCATATTTATTAAAAATCAATAGAAGGCAGTTTGCTCGATATTTCTGTACACTTATTTTTGTTGTATTTATCTTTTTGTATCTGTATTATTATCAGTCGGACACATTAATTTATGTGCAACATGTCCTTTCTAATGGTAAAACTCACTACAATTCGCTTGTAGGTGGAATTATCATTACTGCAATTTCTTATATAATCATATTGTTGCAGCAGACTTTTTCTAAAGTTATTAGACGATTTAGGTTCATTGCTTTTTACCTACCTTCATTGCTCATTGCATTCTTATGTGATGTAGATGAGCATGTTTCGTTTAATTTTTATCTTTTGATTTTCGGCTTGTTACTATATGGGTTGGTGCTTTATTGGCTAAAAGGCATAGTAAAACAATCAAATAATCACTATACATCTAACTTCGCAGATACACTACTTTTCCAACTTATGTATCTTATTGTGTTGTTCTTTTCAATTTCTATAATAGGGAATAACGATGAAGAATTTCATTATAGATTAAGAACAGAGAGATATATACTTGATAAAAAGTATGATTTAGCAATAAAAATAGGAGAGAAATCGGCTATTGCCAACTCGTCATTAACAATGCTTCGCTCTTTTGCTCTTAACAAAAAACATCTATTGGGGGATAAATTATTTACCTATAATATAATAGGTAGATCTTCGGTTTTATTGCCAATGGATTCTAATTCGTGTTTACTTTTACCGCAAACATTTGTTGAAGACGATATGAAAGTGCGTGCAAAGCATAAAATGTCGGCTTTAAAATATTTCCAAAGGCTTGATGAGTTGAGGGTAAAGAATAAGCAATACGTGGATTATTTATTGTGTGCTTATTTGTTAGACAAACGTTTAGATGATTTTGTAAGAACCATTTCGAAGTATTATACAATAGATAATAAGCTTCCAAAACATTATCGTGAGGCATTATTACTATACTCTCATACTCATGCAATGCCTGCAATTGAGTATCATGACAATGTTATGGAAGCCGATTACCAAGATTATGCGAAGTTAGAAAAGCAATATTCTAATGGCATAACCCGTAAGAATAAGTTGAAAGAGGTATTTGGAAATACTTATTGGTACTATTATCAATATGCTATTTCTTAA